The nucleotide window CTTGCTGGTCACCGAGTCGCAGGAGTTCTGCTGGACCAGGGTGCCGGCGCTGGTGGCGGAGTCCTTGGTGTTGAGGCACTTGCCGCCGTTGCTGTTGATGACCTGGTAGATGCTTCCGCTCACCTGGGTGAGGGTCCACACCTGGGTCGCCGCTCCGCTGCAGGTCTGCTGTTCCACGGCCTTGCCGGCGCTGGTGGAGGCGTCCTTCACACCGGCGCACTTACCACTGTGCGAGGCGATCAGGGTGTAGCCGCTGCCGGAGGCCGTGAGCTTCCAGGTCTGCGCCGCGGTGCCCGCGCAGGTGTTCTGGGTGAGCTGGGTGCCGACGGCGGTACTGGCGCCCGGGACTTCCAGACACAGTCCGCTGCCGGCGTTCTTCAGGGTGTACGAGCCGGCTGCGGGTGCGGCCGAGGCCGAGCCGGTGGCGAAGAGGGCGGTGAGCGTCGCCGCTATGAGAGCGGCGACCGCGAGGAACGAGGCGGCTGCCCTGCCGCCCCGCCTTCTGGCATGCTGATTCTCCGTGCGCATTCGAGGGTCCTTTCACCGCCTGCGGCGTCCTCCGCAGGCACCAGGAAGTGTTGGTGCGGTGGTAAAGGCAAGCTCCCGGCCGGGAAAACATGAGGAACGGTGTTCGTTCATCTGAACCGAGTTCTTGTATGCGAACGCCGGTGACGGTACGTCAACCGGAATCGGCGGTCAATGGGTTGCGCGCGAACCGATACGAAGGGGCTCCCGGGCCGTCGGCCGGGCCTGCCGAGGAGCCGGAACCGGACCGGGCACCCCCGTGGACGGAGCTCAGGACTCCTTGGCCGGCCTCCGCCGTGCGCCGTTGCCGCTCAGCCTCCGCATCACCCGGCGCAGCAGGGGGTGGCGCTCGTGCAGTTCGGCCGACCGGCGGTCGAGTTCCTCGCCGAGCCGCTCCGTACGCTTGTCGATGTCGAGCTCGTCGAGGACGCGGTCCACCTCGGCCAGCAGCGCACCGTGCAACTGCCACTGCCTGGGGTGCTCCTGCACGTCTTCCAGCAACAGATCGGCGACCCGGTCGCGCGTCCGGCGGCCCCGCGCCAGCGCCTCGGCGAGGCGGTCCTCGGCCTGCTCGCCGCCCGTCGCGAGCGGACTGGTGATCAGCCGGGCGAACGCCTCGATGGCCTCGGCGAGTTGGTCGAAGAGTTCGGTCAGGCCCTCGCCCACGTCCTCGGGGAACATCGTCTCCTCGGTGCGCTGCTTGGCCAGATCCGTCAGGGTACGGGTCAGCACGCGCAGCACGACCGCACAGATTTCCAGCGTGTCCAGACCGGTCCGGAGCACGACTCGGTTCAGCAGCCCCTGGCGCACCCTCGGGTTGAGCATGAGGCTCTCCTCGGCCTGCCGCAGCGAGGCGTCCACCTCCACGATGTCGTGGTCGAGACGGCGCGCCTCGTGCAGCCGGGCGGCCGCCTCGGGTACGGGGATGTGGCCGCCGATCTCCTGACCCATGGCGCGCAGCATCGAGCCCATCCGGGTGGCCAGTCCCTCGATGGAGGCGCCGGCCGTCTCCACCCACACCGGAGGCGCGAAAAAGAGGTTGAAGAGCAGGCCCACCCCGGCGCCGATCAGCGTTTCCAGGATGCGGTCCCACGCGGTGTCGGCGACCTGGGAGACGCCCAGTACGAGCATCGCGCTGATCGCCACCTCGGGGACGAACTCGTTGACCCGCACGACCCGGCCGATCAGCAGCGCGGTGAAGATCGTCAGCCCGAGACTCCACCAGTTCAGGCCCACCAGCGCGCTGAAGCCGATCGCGATGAGGACTCCGACGATCACCGAGTTGACTCTGCGGATGCCGGTGGTCAGGGTCGCGTAAAGGGTGACCTGCACGACCAGCAGCGCCGTCAGCGGAGCGGTCAGCGGC belongs to Streptomyces sp. NBC_00102 and includes:
- a CDS encoding aromatic acid exporter family protein, yielding MSGVSAPVLELVRRTTEPAAVQTLRSTAAAVIAFSVAQATLPQPAPLTAPLTALLVVQVTLYATLTTGIRRVNSVIVGVLIAIGFSALVGLNWWSLGLTIFTALLIGRVVRVNEFVPEVAISAMLVLGVSQVADTAWDRILETLIGAGVGLLFNLFFAPPVWVETAGASIEGLATRMGSMLRAMGQEIGGHIPVPEAAARLHEARRLDHDIVEVDASLRQAEESLMLNPRVRQGLLNRVVLRTGLDTLEICAVVLRVLTRTLTDLAKQRTEETMFPEDVGEGLTELFDQLAEAIEAFARLITSPLATGGEQAEDRLAEALARGRRTRDRVADLLLEDVQEHPRQWQLHGALLAEVDRVLDELDIDKRTERLGEELDRRSAELHERHPLLRRVMRRLSGNGARRRPAKES